A region of the Hirundo rustica isolate bHirRus1 chromosome 5, bHirRus1.pri.v3, whole genome shotgun sequence genome:
AGTCTTACTAATAGTAAAGTTTTATATACATAGTTTTTGTATCAGCAGGGGAAGGTGAATAGAATTCTGGCATCTGGTGTTAGAGGTGTGTCTTAGTGGTGTAAAATAATTACATGGTGTGCTTGTTTAACAGCAGTGCTCTTCTTCAAAGTACCTCTGTGCACATTCTCTTGAAGGGATTTTGAGCTATTTTGACAATGAAGAAAGCCTGGGATGGATTGGACCCTCCTAATTGGAGGCAAAGGCACATGCAGTATCTAAAGATCATTGTTTTCCTCTAGTTCATTACAATTTGAGTTAGAAATTATTAACACCAGCTTCTGAATTTATTGTAATAGCTGGTCGAATATCTCCCTGCAAAAACTGAATGTTTTCAAGACAGTTATTTCTTCACAAGCTTGTATCTTCAGCTTCTCTTTGTATTATTTTAGCAATGGAAATGCATTCTGTGGTatgaagaaggaaagcaaaCTTGAATTGTGTTAAACTGTTGAGTATGAAATGTTCCTGCTAActataaacactgaaaaaacaaaaatagtttgGAGGTGACTGACAAGACAGCTTGTCTTAACCTCATTTTTCAAGGCTAGTGTTTTTTGATAAAACTGAATCCAATCCCATGTTATTTGTGTTGCCTGAGTTACTCTGTATTACTGGAAGGCCTGTCAGCTGTCTTCCAAGGTGAAATTAAACCGACTCCAAGTGCATTTTTGGAGCACTTCACTTGCGTGCAGTAGAAACATCTAATACAATCAATTCCTTTTGCTTCATTTTAGGATAAACCAGAAACATGGGAAAAACAGTGGAAGTGTTTCAAAACCCTCCTCTTCAATCACTTCTTCATTCAGCTTCCCCTGATTTGTGGTACCTATTACTTCACGGAGTATTTTAACATCCCGTATGGGTGGGAAGAGATGCCGAGATGGTGCGTAGATTTTTCTGATATGGTGATGCTGAATTATATACATACAGCTGGAGGCAGAATATTTAACAATTAGTGTTGTCAAGTCtaataggaaataattttttggcAATGTAAACTGTGTTTGTTAATCAGCCTTCATCTGATGCTCAGCTGCTCTAAGAGCTAATTagaattttctaaatttttttaaatggcccTAAGCTGCTATAATCTTTAGGAGAGAAAGGGGTTTGGGAGGGAGTTTATGGAAGCAAAGCAAGTTTCCTGGTGGGGTGGGTTAAATGTTGGACTTTATGGGGGTTTTATTTATCTAAATTTCTTTATTCCTCCTAGGTGTCTCTACCCTCCACCTTGTTTTATATCATAGCAGTAGAGTGTTCCTCAAAGGAGAGAATGTACCACCTTCACAGCCTTCTTTTCTTGCACTGAGCTGATGGCCTTTTGAATAAAGCTGGATTAGTTATAAGTGCCCccttctcccccaccccccatACCAACAGCAGTTTTTTATCACAGAAAGTCATCTTTCTTGGAGAGCTGTTTGCTCTCTGGTGTAGATGGCTGATGCAGCTCTGTGTTTTTATCAAGGTCTCACACAGTCTGTAGTTGTTCTCTGTAGACTGCATTTGTAATACTGAAATGACAGCTTGTTACACTAACTGTGAGCTAACCTGACACTAACTGAAGTGAGTTAACGTGTGCTAACTCAGTTCAGCATATCAACAGATGAGCTGATAGGCACCACAGCCTTTTTGCCtggtaattaatatttttaccaTGTTAAAAAGGTAGCACACTGCCATTCAGCCAATAATAGGTATAAGCATTTCTGACCATTATTAGCatataaactattttttctttcaggaacaTATGTCTGCTAGTATTTTCTATAACTAATGgatcttctgctttttaaaggtATGTTCTGGTTGCCCAGTGTTTTGGATGTGCAGTGATTGAGGATGCCTGGCACTATTTTCTGCATAGATTGCTGCATCACAAGAGGATATATAAGTATATCCATAAGGTTCACCATGAGTTTGTTGTATGtattacttgattttttttttctttaataatatCTTTTAGTATATATTTCATATAACTTACTTAAAAAAGCCTAAGAATTTTGCATTCCTTTGACGGTGTGGTTAGATGCCTTTTCTTGGGCACTTTGTAAGGAACAGTCAtccattttgtttctgaaaacacCTCCTGTAACttgatttcatttcagtgaaatgaaaGATAACACTCTTGCTAAAGTTTGGTCCTACCTATGAGGCAGGTGGAATGgacttttaaaaacacacataGAGGTCTCAttgctgggggaagggaaacCATATATGTCTGGATTTGGTTGTTCATCAGTTCCCCACCACATGGGCTGTTACCCAGAGCTTATGAATCCCCAGAATGTGATCAGACAGGCAGCTCTTGCACAACCTGGGTGTGTGCATTGCGTACGTGAATCAAGGAAGGGATTGCACCTCTGGATGAGCGCCTCTGGAATTAGTATAGCCCATTGTGCAATacaaatacacaaatatatCAAGAAGCATGCATTTTGGGTTGTTCTGCATTTAGTGGTGTTGGAGCTGGTATTGAGCGCCAGGCAATGAGCCACACTTGGCTGGAGACAGGTAGTGGATCCAGCAGTGGATATCCAGCACTTTCTGGATGATATTGCTATGTTTAGGTGGCACTGTCTGTGGAGCCCAGGAGTCGGTGCtatgtgtttctgtgctgctgtgtatAACCCAGACTGTGCCAGAAGTCCTGGGTCAGGGATGCTTTATGCATGCTGCCAGCAATAGAGGAGCTTGGTATGGATTGATGCATGCAGATGTACAGAcatctgtggcagcagctgctgccttcctctTGCCCTTGGCAGCCCCTCGGGTCTCTAGCTGGAACAGCTTTTGGCCATTATTCTTGAGAGTGGTTAGCAGTTCTCACAGAAGTGATCTGTAGCCTAATGGCTGTTTCACTAAAAACTTTTCCTGACAGTAAAAAGAGATGTTTTTAAAGTATCCCTTAAGACAAAATggacttcatttttttcctgatgatcTTATTTATAGCCTTAAGCATTAGgctaaatttttttaaactgttctcTGTGTATGGTGTTCTATGTAAACTCTTTAGAATGTCTTTTCAAATGTAGGAATGCctggtgtgtgtgtatatatatgtatatgagAGAAAACTTTTTATATCAATCTCAAAATAACATTTGAGGGgtacaaatttattttaaaaaagggtcAAAGATGGgggatttttaattattattctgaTAATAAATTTCTAAGTGAGTCCTGCTTCTGAGAATATTTtggcttccttttttcttctgcttccaaGAGTGGATGTATAGCAAAGCTGATAGGATCTTGCCACACACTTTTAATATTCCTGAAATAACACTTTGACCTGGGGTGATGGTAAGCCTAAATAAAAGTTTTCAATTTTTCCACTAGTAGTGAAGTGTTTGGAATTGCTAATAGAATGATAATCCTTATGATCTTGgaatattatttttccaaagaGGAGCTAAATACATGTGTTATGGCCCTTGCTCAGTCATACCACTCCCTTTGCCCACAACATTGTTCTGTTTGTCCCGCTGTAGTTTTGTGGGGTAATGGGAAAGGGAGAGTATTGCAAAATGTTGATTCTGATTTGGGAGtacataaaactgaaaatggtGACTGTTCCCTGTCTGTTATCTCTTTCTAGTCTCCATTTGGAATGCAAGCAGAATATGCACATCCTCTGGAAACGCTCATCCTTGGAACTGGCTTTTTTATTGGAATTGTTCTTTTCTGTAACCATGTGGTTCTTCTGTGGGCGTGGGTGATCTGTCGCTTGATGGAAACCATTGACGTACACAGGTGAGGTGCTCATTGCTTCTTAataattgttttttctcttgtcctgcATCTGTCTCAAACTCACCTGTCTGTCACTGAGAtgtactttttattttgcactAACATGCTTTTCTGGGTCCTACAAAGAATCAGGAGTTATCACTCTTGGCTGTTTTGAGGTAGTGTTAGCAGCAGGTCTTGCTGATTAAGAGAATGTGGGCTACCAGCTAGGGCATCTCAAGGAGGGTTAGAGAAGCTAAGTGCCTCATTAGGATGTCTGGCTATTGATATTTGGTGTGCAAGTGATCTCATGCATATTGGAACACCAAAAATCAATTATAAAATGTGTTATTCTAGCCAAGagttctttctgtttaaaatttagTCAGACTGTCTTCTTGCTCAAGGGAAACATTATGCTCTGTGACCACTGACtctctttaaaacaaatgcataaatttcctctgtttatttgtttgtttatttattgtgAATAAAAAGGACAAGACTTCTTGTCTCTGTAGCAGAACTGACTTATTTCAAATTTGACTCCAAAATCTTAGGGCAAATCCCAGTAGGCTTAGTTAAGTTCATCTACAGATGAAtgagcttttctttcctgtgttcaaGAGGCAGGAGACACTAAGAGTTTATTTTTGAAATCATAGTATTAACACTTGACCTTGTATTTGTAAATATATTATGAAGCAGGTGGTGTCTTACTGCAAGTTGAGTGTCGAGTGTTTCAGTGGAACATAAGCTACCAGTAAATTCATGGTATAAAACAGTCCAGGTTTAGTCACGTTTTGCTTGTAGACTTTCCAAAGTATATGTTGTGACAAACCATAAACTCATTgatacaaaatttaaatttcctaTTATAATTAccattttagtttgttttccgCATGAAGGCTTTATTACGGATTGCCTTGCACTCTCCCCACTAGGTGGTGGTAAGAAGCTTCCAGCACTATGAAGCAAAGGAGTTGGAATCCCTCTAGAGCAcactttctgctttttaatctTACTTTAATCATAtatatttggattttaaatatttgaagaacCTGCAATaagctgaaaataataaatacaatgaTTGTTGCTTTGACATGCTCTCTGAtgagctgctgtgctgatggCCACAGCTTGCACTTAATGTTACTTCTTCCTCCTTGCTAAAGTCACTCATAGTTAGAACTGCTAAGACAGCAGGAAGGCAACCACTGTGATTTTTTAAGctacttgcttttttttttttttggtattgcCTAGTAAACTGAGCTGAAAAGCAAGTGCCGAAGCCATTGTGAGATAACTTACTGAGTCATTTGGCTAGGAATGGAGGGAACTTGTTTCCATGTTAAGCCAATATCATTGTGATTACCTTAAGACCTTAGAATActataaaatacttttcttccattaaaatGACAAGTTAGTGTCTGTATTTTGTAgtttatttctcagaaaaatcCTTACCctagttgtttttcttttttttcctccctgtagTGGCTACGATGTCCCGCTGAACCCTCTTCATTTGGTGCCTTTCTATGCTGGGGCCCGTTTCCATGATTTCCATCACATGAACTTTATTGGCAACTACGCCTCGACCTTCACGTGGTGGGACAGACTCTTTGGTACAGACTCTCAATTCATTGCCTatcaagaaaaggagaagaagaaacagTGCATAACAAACAAGAAGTCTAACTAAATTTCCAGTGTAAATGTcaacttttgcttttctgtaaaGCAAAACAGTGATTGAGTGTTTAGCGTAAATCTTGTTCCCTGGCTACTAAGAGGTAGGGAAGAACACCTAATTGAACCGCAGTATCTTTCTAATGGgaatgttttctattttgtaCATAAGTACTGCATATATTTTAACTACAGATTTAAAGa
Encoded here:
- the MSMO1 gene encoding methylsterol monooxygenase 1; translated protein: MAMNDSVNILNSAYLAVEYIDSFLPDNPLQQPFKNAWNYMLDNYTKFQIATWGSLIVHEVSYFLLCVPGFIFQFIPYMQKYKIQQDKPETWEKQWKCFKTLLFNHFFIQLPLICGTYYFTEYFNIPYGWEEMPRWYVLVAQCFGCAVIEDAWHYFLHRLLHHKRIYKYIHKVHHEFVSPFGMQAEYAHPLETLILGTGFFIGIVLFCNHVVLLWAWVICRLMETIDVHSGYDVPLNPLHLVPFYAGARFHDFHHMNFIGNYASTFTWWDRLFGTDSQFIAYQEKEKKKQCITNKKSN